The nucleotide window AATGCCAAAGCCATATCGACTACTTTTATCAtgctttttgtgtctttttggggTGTTTGATAGCCCCTGGTCACTCTATGCTTTCATTATATGGGAAAAAGCAGCTTGaatattcttcagaatttcttcttttgtgttccatgaaagaaagaaaagtcattCAAGTTTTGAACCACATgatggtgtgtaaatgatgactaaattgtcatttttgtgtggactattcctttaaaaaggtgCCCCTTACAGAGAAGAGTGGTGGCTCCTTTGGATGCGGGTGGAATCCTCTTTGTTTGCAGAAACCAATCTCGTCCATTCCATAGTCAGTCAACCGGAAGTAACCCGTCCTGAAACATACGTATGTTGTCACATATTAAACTTTTCCAGCTAATTATCACCCTAAAGCCATAATGACTATAATGACAACAATTTAACCACGTACAGCTGATAACTTACTCTTTAAATTTAGGCGCGCATACAATGGCTATGGACTCAGGAAGCATCATTTGATAAGAACAATGTGTGTGCATGTCCACACTGGACAAAAAGGCCGTCTGGGTGGGATGGGTCTAACAGAGAATAAGAACTTTTATGAATGTTTAAGAAATTAAACATTGTATATTGTCAGCAAAGTTGTTGAAAAGACTTTATATAAGTTTAACACACTTTTAacagggatgtcccgataccatctTTTGGAAACGAGTACTAGTACCGTTACTTTTTTTTGTCTGTACTTGAGTTTGTGTTTTATGAAattttttgtaatgttgcagttTCCAAATACAAACTGATGATTTGAGGACAGTGGGTTTATTATTTTTCAGCAACTGTTCTGGAAAATAAAtcatcaaaaaagtattttttttaaattcgatatttaacagtttaattttttttaattatcaaaataatatctaaataaatcaatcaattaaaactttaatcaaatgaaaatataatatatttaaacaaattaaGTGCTTCTATGCAGAACCTCAcatcacaatccaaaatacaacattgaagttatttttgtcaaataaagtgctgcaaaatagtgcatcacagatgtgagatattgcttaaccTTCCTTGGTCTTGCGTGTCATTTTGACCCATTTTTAAAAAAGGTTCTTATTGGGTCCAAATGTTATGCAAGGCCAAGGAAgggttaaatataatacaattattattaatttattattattactattagcagaattattacagtgaatattacataactatacagtagtgatatatttctgttgcatgtttttccatttaaatagagcttttattttggctgaatcttttattttggagtgaagccttTTCAGTTTCTGTGTGTATTTGAAGACAGCTTCTCACCTCTGGAAACGCAGGTCACTACATGACCCAATGAGATTATTAAACCGCAagaggctgcaatttaatgaaataaatatttagtctgtatgtgctgcacgctaCAATGTAAACGAACACTCTGCTCTTTgtaatctgctacaaacagagtgcgcGTGACATTTATGATGAGGTGTCTTCAGTCCGAGCAGCTGGCTTCACATGGTAACTATattttttatctcattaaatcgcagcctttgtggtttaataatcacactaggatatATCGTGTCACATGACATATGTACATCACATGGTATtcgtttttggtatcggagcatttttacaagaCCGAGTACAAGTACATTGTACTCGGATATTTCAGGAGTATAAAAATGTACTGCAATTAAAGGGACACGGAAGTCATCATACATGTATCCAGCCCAGTGTAATGAGATCATTCTGATCTTGAATCAGGAAAAGTTCTTCCTCATTCTCTGTGTCGCAGTAGTCTGGCCCTCCACATTGCTTGGGCACAATCACATGCGTCACTGTGAAGGCATTCTTCATCTGTAAAGACAAACTAACAGTATGTGCTCTCTACACATGAAACATTTCAAAAGATAAAGCAGTGATATTTATTCTTCCTGGGGAAAGCCACAGGTCATTTGGGTTTCAtgctattttaaatgttattcattAGATTTTAAGCACGATTCAAATATATCTATAGACATTTTCCACTACTTTCTTGGCAATTGAAAATAGATTTACAGACATATGGCAGATCCAATTCATTACTTTGTTAATTTGTAACTTTGTTGCCTAAGTTTAAAATGGGCCATTACCCTGGTATTAATTTGAAGTTAGTAACATGAGTATaagtgggtgaatctcatgaaacgtGTCAATTACAGGTCAGGATCATAATTATCccccaaaacaaaagaaagaaataatgtgGGGCAAAATtgattaattgtcatgaaaatagtcacaatgcataaatcttaatgaTCCCACAAATGGGCTTTGTTTtcttaatacaaaatataatgatgtattttttctatgattttggggtgaaatatgactcttttatctcaaaatatGTCTTTCAAAGCCAATTTGGGAATGGTTCGAACATACCAGTTTGCCACAGAGAATCCCACAGGTCTCCACTGCCCGTGCAGTGTTGGCATCTGCCAGTTTTAAAAATTTCTGGCACAGCTCTGCAGGCACAAACAGCTGCCGCAAGCCATTTACCACAGCACCTAAGAAAAAAGACACacaatatatacaaaaacacTATAACACTCAAAAAATACACTATAGCAATTCCTCATAGTCCTGGCTACAAACGGCCACATCTAAACGTCAACAGTGAATATGGACATGCTCACTGTGTCCTGCACTGACTGGAATGCTAGGCTTTAGAGAGCGGTCAAACACCGGGAGGCCTGAAGTTGAAGAGATATGGTTTGGAGTTCCTCCAGGAGGCATCGGTGTTGTAAATGAGGCCTGTGGAGGTCCTACATCAGGCACAAGATCTGGGGGAGCAGTCGGTGATGTTGGGGCACTGAATTCCTGCACGACACGCCGCCGCTCCTTCTCCAACTCCTGCCTGCGGATCATCTCTTCAAAAGCGCTAAACTTCTCCTGTTCACGCTGACGCTTCTGCAGATCGGCCTGTCTCTGCCGCTCAGCTTCCAGCTTCTGCTGTCTGGCCATCTCTTGAGCCTGGGCCTCCTCCTCTGCTCTCTGCCAGGATTCACATGGTCATAAATAAACATGTACAACTAATCCTAAAAAGGTAACTAATTTaaaaaggaaattcaacctgtAAAACGCGTATAAAGACACCCacattctgttttaatttttgcaCTTCGTCTGTTTTAGCCCAATAATGTAAGTCATCATcggtgcttggcacacatccaaattGTGCAATTTTATCTTAAATTTGaagaatatttgaattttaatttgaagGCCTTAATATTCAGTGAGAAAAATAATGCatggcaggacttgattttatctagTGGGAATTGAtttgatcatgaaaagtgggcggTATAACCAGAATGGAGTCAGGTGATTGGAGGAGAGGGGTTAAAAAATAATGAGGGCTTGgtgacagggggcctgggtagctcagcgagtattaacgctgactaccacccctggagtcgcgagtttgaattcagagcttgctgagtgactccagccaggtctccttagcaaccaaattggcccggttgcaagggagggtagagtcacatggggtaacctcctcgtggtcgcgattaggggttctcgctctcaatggggcgtgtggtaagttgttcgtggatcgcggagagtagcatgagcctccacatactgtgagtctccatggtgtcatgcacagcgagccacgtgataagatgcgtggattgtctcagaagcggaggcaactgagacttgtcctctgccacccggactgaggtgagtaaccacgccaccacgaggacctattaagaagtcggaattgggcattccaaattgggagaaaaggggataaaaaaagagggcttggtgacatcagccaa belongs to Myxocyprinus asiaticus isolate MX2 ecotype Aquarium Trade chromosome 43, UBuf_Myxa_2, whole genome shotgun sequence and includes:
- the stambpa gene encoding STAM-binding protein-like A isoform X2 gives rise to the protein MSEHSDFSLSSEERVRVLTKLGSSVDVSEDVPPRRYFRSGMEIIRMANIYAEEGNVEHAFILFNKYITLFIEKLPRHRDYKTANIPEKKETMRKLKEIAFPKAEELKKLLLMQYDKEHAEYLVQKRAEEEAQAQEMARQQKLEAERQRQADLQKRQREQEKFSAFEEMIRRQELEKERRRVVQEFSAPTSPTAPPDLVPDVGPPQASFTTPMPPGGTPNHISSTSGLPVFDRSLKPSIPVSAGHSAVVNGLRQLFVPAELCQKFLKLADANTARAVETCGILCGKLMKNAFTVTHVIVPKQCGGPDYCDTENEEELFLIQDQNDLITLGWIHTHPTQTAFLSSVDMHTHCSYQMMLPESIAIVCAPKFKETGYFRLTDYGMDEIGFCKQRGFHPHPKEPPLFSASKHVTITDGSVTVLDLR
- the stambpa gene encoding STAM-binding protein-like A isoform X1 codes for the protein MARDSMSEHSDFSLSSEERVRVLTKLGSSVDVSEDVPPRRYFRSGMEIIRMANIYAEEGNVEHAFILFNKYITLFIEKLPRHRDYKTANIPEKKETMRKLKEIAFPKAEELKKLLLMQYDKEHAEYLVQKRAEEEAQAQEMARQQKLEAERQRQADLQKRQREQEKFSAFEEMIRRQELEKERRRVVQEFSAPTSPTAPPDLVPDVGPPQASFTTPMPPGGTPNHISSTSGLPVFDRSLKPSIPVSAGHSAVVNGLRQLFVPAELCQKFLKLADANTARAVETCGILCGKLMKNAFTVTHVIVPKQCGGPDYCDTENEEELFLIQDQNDLITLGWIHTHPTQTAFLSSVDMHTHCSYQMMLPESIAIVCAPKFKETGYFRLTDYGMDEIGFCKQRGFHPHPKEPPLFSASKHVTITDGSVTVLDLR
- the stambpa gene encoding STAM-binding protein-like A isoform X3 gives rise to the protein MARQQKLEAERQRQADLQKRQREQEKFSAFEEMIRRQELEKERRRVVQEFSAPTSPTAPPDLVPDVGPPQASFTTPMPPGGTPNHISSTSGLPVFDRSLKPSIPVSAGHSAVVNGLRQLFVPAELCQKFLKLADANTARAVETCGILCGKLMKNAFTVTHVIVPKQCGGPDYCDTENEEELFLIQDQNDLITLGWIHTHPTQTAFLSSVDMHTHCSYQMMLPESIAIVCAPKFKETGYFRLTDYGMDEIGFCKQRGFHPHPKEPPLFSASKHVTITDGSVTVLDLR